ACGCTCCAACGCGGCAGGACGGATAACCAACGCACTTCCCGATGCGTTGCGCTTAGTTTGGTCGCCACCGTTACCCTTCCACAGGTAGAGCGCGCCGACACACAAACATAAAACGATGGATCCTATAATATACTTTTTCATCTCAACTTTTTTCCCGCTCGATAAAGAGATATTAAAAATACAAAATTATTTTTTAGCAGGATGCAAATCGTTTTCGTGAATAGAAAACGACCAGCGTTTTTTATTATGTTCATCCCAGGTTTCCATAGTCATTACACGGTCTTTACGTTTCCCCGAAAACCGTATAACGCCAAAAGTATGCGCATCCGTTATTTTGGTGCCGTCCACCAATTGCGGATTGGTTCCTACCGTATCGCCGGAACTGATGCCGCTGGTCAATGGCGACGACGTAAAATCGTACAGCGTATAAAAATTGGGATCTTCCCACTTAAGAAGTTCGGTGTGGTGAATGTCACCGCTCAAAAATACGACGCCTGTGATGCCGTTGTCTTTGATAAATTTCAGAAGATCGGCACGCTCATTTTTATAAAAATTATAACTCTCATACGTCGTGTTCGCATTGAGCACCTGATTACCGCAAACGATCACCTTGAAAGGCGCATTGCTAAAAAGCAAACCGTCTTTGAGCCACTGAAGTTGTGTTTTGCCCAGCATGGTTTTGTCCGGACCATCCATCATATCATCCGGTGCACGATGATACCGGTCATCCAGCATCCAAAAATCAATATCCTGCCATTCAAATTGAAAAAAAACGCCCGGCGATTCAGATAATCCGTAGTTAGGATTGGCCCAATACAGCTTAAATGCTTCGAGCGTATGCTCTTTGTGAGCATAACTGCGATCGGAATTATTCGGGCCAAAATCATGATCATCCCAAATGGCATAGTTATGCGTGTTTCCAAGCAATGGCTGCAGTTCTTTGATAGCGCGGGTGTGGCGATTGCGGTAGAGGATTCCGCTGCGCGAATTCCAGTCCACTTCGCGCAAATAAACATTATCGCCGATCCATAACATAAGATCAGGTTTC
The sequence above is a segment of the bacterium genome. Coding sequences within it:
- a CDS encoding alkaline phosphatase D family protein; translated protein: MSWFLRLSAMLWMVGVVNGVAGGEDLLQAGPMLGYAEKREVMIWVQTKKAAEVRIRYWSLEAVKTQDQKKISKISEPIRTAKESDFTAHIVLEALEPGTRYGYEIVLDGKTPTLPYANSFQTQALFEWRTDAPDFTLAFGSCLYVNDPPYDRPGRAYGNTSEIMRVIGNVKPDLMLWIGDNVYLREVDWNSRSGILYRNRHTRAIKELQPLLGNTHNYAIWDDHDFGPNNSDRSYAHKEHTLEAFKLYWANPNYGLSESPGVFFQFEWQDIDFWMLDDRYHRAPDDMMDGPDKTMLGKTQLQWLKDGLLFSNAPFKVIVCGNQVLNANTTYESYNFYKNERADLLKFIKDNGITGVVFLSGDIHHTELLKWEDPNFYTLYDFTSSPLTSGISSGDTVGTNPQLVDGTKITDAHTFGVIRFSGKRKDRVMTMETWDEHNKKRWSFSIHENDLHPAKK